Proteins from a genomic interval of Arachis hypogaea cultivar Tifrunner chromosome 10, arahy.Tifrunner.gnm2.J5K5, whole genome shotgun sequence:
- the LOC112715565 gene encoding ABSCISIC ACID-INSENSITIVE 5-like protein 7 — translation MNFRGYGDNPTNNGDRMGGKPPPANVTLVRQPSVYSLTFDEFQNTIGGFGKDFGSMNMDELLKNIWTAEESQALAFSSAGINASASGGDSNNPNGNLQRQGSLTLPRTLSQKTVDEVWRDLMKDSGSGSSTGAGAKDGSSNGVSSVPQTQGQPALGEMTLEEFLVRAGVVREDAPQQAQQMARPDANNNGWYGAGDYARSNNSNGLLLGFQQPNRSNGNNLGNNLVPKPPPPPLSLNSNHTQQQQAQQQHPQPPPLFPKPANVAFASPMHMLNNAQLASPGTRGGMIGVPERSMNGAVVQSNGLASVGIVGLVPTNVTAPGATPANKMSPDMIAKSSVDTSSMSLSPVPYVINRGRKCSAIEKVVERRQRRMIKNRESAARSRARKQAYTFELEAEVQKLKEINKELQKKQEEMMEMQKNQNMDSSFWPLGNKRQCLRRTVTGPW, via the exons ATGAACTTCAGGGGCTATGGTGATAACCCCACCAATAATGGTGATAGAATGGGTGGGAAGCCACCACCGGCAAATGTCACTCTGGTGAGGCAGCCTTCGGTTTATTCGCTTACTTTTGACGAGTTCCAGAACACAATAGGGGGGTTTGGGAAGGATTTTGGATCCATGAACATGGATGAGCTCTTGAAGAATATATGGACCGCCGAGGAGTCTCAGGCGTTGGCGTTTTCTTCAGCCGGTATAAATGCCAGCGCCAGTGGTGGTGATTCCAACAACCCGAATGGGAACTTGCAAAGACAGGGCTCTTTGACGCTTCCGAGGACTCTTAGTCAGAAAACAGTTGATGAGGTTTGGAGGGATTTGATGAAAGATAGTGGCAGTGGCAGCAGCACTGGAGCCGGAGCCAAAGATGGAAGTAGCAATGGGGTTTCATCTGTGCCTCAAACACAAGGGCAACCAGCATTAGGAGAAATGACATTGGAGGAGTTCTTGGTGAGAGCTGGTGTTGTGAGAGAAGATGCTCCTCAACAAGCTCAACAAATGGCAAGGCCTGATGCTAACAACAATGGTTGGTATGGTGCTGGTGACTATGCTAGATCAAACAATAGCAATGGTTTACTTCTTGGTTTTCAGCAACCAAATAGAAGTAATGGGAACAATCTTGGTAATAACTTGGTTCCCAAGCCTCCTCCTCCTCCGCTGTCGCTAAATTCGAACCATACTCAGCAGCAACAAGCACAGCAGCAGCACCCGCAGCCGCCACCCCTTTTCCCCAAGCCTGCAAATGTGGCTTTTGCTTCTCCTATGCATATGTTGAACAATGCTCAGCTTGCTAGCCCTGGCACAAGGGGTGGGATGATTGGAGTGCCGGAGCGTTCAATGAATGGCGCAGTAGTTCAAAGCAATGGGCTGGCGAGTGTTGGAATTGTTGGTTTAGTCCCGACCAATGTAACAGCTCCGGGTGCCACTCCTGCAAATAAAATGTCACCGGACATGATTGCCAAGAGCAGTGTGGATACTTCTTCAATGTCGTTGTCACCGGTTCCCTATGTAATCAACAGGGGAAGGAAGTGCAGTGCTATAGAGAAAGTTGTGGAGAGGAGACAGAGGAGAATGATCAAAAATAGAGAATCAGCTGCAAGGTCAAGGGCTCGCAAGCAG GCCTATACTTTTGAACTAGAAGCTGAAGTTCAGAAGCTTAAGGAAATAAACAAAGAATTGCAAAAAAAGCAG GAAGAAATGATGGAAATGCAGAAAAATCAG AATATGGATTCTTCATTTTGGCCATTGGGAAATAAAAGACAGTGCTTGAGAAGGACAGTTACAGGTCCATGGTAG